In bacterium, a genomic segment contains:
- the recR gene encoding recombination mediator RecR, whose product MPAKPIEILSKQLSKLPGIGPKFAERLVFFLASQPKEYSSAIAYALIDFTKKIKHCAECGNISEENLCLICADPKRDKTKICVIESALDIIILEKSGQYKGLYHVLGGVISPHKHIMPENLRIKQLIARISKRNNSPASTASPDKEKNNPKIQEIIIATNPNTEGDTTALYLVRVLSPLGVKITRLARGLPSGSELEYMDEATISSALAGRRNL is encoded by the coding sequence ATGCCTGCAAAACCGATAGAAATATTATCCAAACAATTGTCAAAACTTCCCGGGATCGGCCCGAAATTCGCCGAGCGGCTGGTGTTCTTCTTAGCCAGCCAGCCCAAGGAATATTCGAGCGCTATCGCTTATGCCTTGATCGATTTCACGAAAAAAATAAAGCACTGCGCCGAATGCGGCAATATTTCCGAAGAAAATCTCTGCCTGATCTGCGCCGACCCCAAAAGAGACAAAACAAAGATCTGCGTGATCGAAAGCGCTTTGGATATTATAATCCTCGAAAAATCCGGCCAATACAAAGGGCTTTATCATGTCTTGGGCGGAGTGATCAGCCCTCACAAGCATATTATGCCGGAAAATCTGCGAATCAAACAATTGATCGCGAGAATTTCAAAACGCAATAATTCCCCTGCCTCCACCGCATCTCCCGACAAAGAAAAAAATAATCCCAAGATCCAGGAAATAATAATTGCCACCAATCCCAACACCGAAGGCGATACCACCGCGCTTTATTTGGTCCGGGTCTTATCTCCTTTGGGAGTAAAAATCACGCGCCTCGCCCGAGGCCTTCCCAGTGGAAGCGAATTGGAATATATGGATGAAGCAACTATCTCCAGCGCGCTGGCAGGAAGAAGAAATTTATAA
- a CDS encoding non-canonical purine NTP pyrophosphatase yields the protein MTSITINLIIKNPGKLLAAKNAFSKYGILINQINKEFPEIQADTSLEIAKYTAIQAAKEFKMPMIREDHSMFINALGIPGPYANFIEKHLPVEKLLKILKTQKDRSGYMEVATVFAEPNGFTLEYMYKVPIYFENKINIPDPKNGWSGIIRLANETRTLTEYPEEERVNIWNKNYISIAEFLIKNKEKYLK from the coding sequence ATGACGTCAATAACAATCAACCTTATTATCAAAAATCCGGGAAAATTACTTGCCGCTAAAAACGCATTTAGTAAATATGGAATTTTAATAAACCAAATTAATAAAGAATTCCCCGAAATTCAAGCGGACACAAGCTTGGAAATAGCTAAATATACAGCAATACAAGCTGCTAAAGAATTTAAAATGCCTATGATCAGAGAAGACCACAGTATGTTTATAAACGCACTAGGCATTCCCGGTCCATACGCAAATTTTATAGAAAAACATCTGCCAGTTGAAAAATTATTGAAAATTCTTAAGACCCAAAAAGACAGAAGCGGCTATATGGAAGTTGCAACTGTTTTTGCTGAACCAAACGGCTTTACTTTAGAATATATGTACAAAGTACCTATTTATTTTGAAAATAAAATTAATATTCCTGACCCGAAAAATGGCTGGAGCGGAATTATCAGACTCGCAAACGAAACAAGAACATTAACAGAATACCCTGAAGAAGAACGAGTGAATATATGGAATAAAAATTATATTTCTATCGCTGAATTCTTAATTAAAAATAAAGAAAAATATTTAAAATAA
- a CDS encoding SPASM domain-containing protein, producing the protein MERTTLFLSRYAHFFEQKPVIACYHSLRMMPVYIPDALLPIIKKFEGGADSQSLLALVGSKDQETFLRAVDALKNVKVLIQDPAEDKKAIDYFMDLLGKPYPHLAYVILTERCNFRCGYCFVKNNNPMGNMTEEIAFKGLDFFCRLIAEDPEQFDLEKTIVFYGGEPLLNWTVLEMLLNKIKKYMESGKLPKKTTLNLVTNGSLLNHEIARMLKSHDVQVSISIDGDDFATNSSRIYASGEPVYQDIKRGFQVCKEAGMNIGASCTLSEASIRDFDATIRVLLDECGISNLGLNLLISNDGKMDNGYNERAAKFILDAFQVFRKRGVYEDRIMRKANAFIEKTVWPFDCGATGGNQIVIAPDGDIGVCHGFVGKKKYFPTNVYDNDFNISNDKDFREWSMRSPLNMPECQSCPALGICGGGCPYQAELEEGSIWALDKRFCVHAKMTLEWLVWDLYKQAQVS; encoded by the coding sequence ATGGAAAGAACAACCCTTTTCCTTTCAAGATACGCTCATTTTTTTGAGCAAAAACCTGTAATAGCTTGCTATCATTCTCTTCGGATGATGCCAGTTTATATTCCGGATGCGCTTCTGCCGATAATTAAGAAATTTGAGGGAGGCGCTGATTCGCAAAGCCTACTCGCGCTTGTTGGCTCAAAAGATCAAGAAACTTTTTTAAGAGCGGTTGATGCCCTTAAAAATGTAAAAGTTTTGATCCAGGATCCCGCAGAAGATAAAAAAGCTATTGATTATTTCATGGATTTGCTTGGCAAGCCTTATCCCCACTTAGCCTATGTCATCCTAACAGAAAGGTGTAATTTCCGTTGCGGTTATTGTTTTGTAAAAAATAATAATCCCATGGGTAATATGACAGAGGAGATAGCTTTTAAAGGACTTGATTTCTTTTGTCGATTAATTGCAGAAGATCCTGAACAGTTTGATCTAGAAAAAACAATTGTTTTTTATGGCGGAGAGCCCTTGTTGAATTGGACAGTACTTGAGATGCTTTTAAATAAGATTAAAAAGTACATGGAAAGTGGTAAGCTTCCCAAAAAAACAACCCTTAATCTAGTGACTAATGGAAGTTTATTAAATCACGAGATTGCCAGAATGCTTAAGAGCCACGATGTTCAGGTCTCAATATCAATTGACGGCGATGACTTTGCAACTAACTCCAGCCGGATCTATGCAAGCGGAGAGCCCGTTTATCAAGACATCAAAAGAGGCTTTCAGGTTTGCAAAGAAGCAGGTATGAATATCGGTGCGTCATGCACTCTTTCAGAGGCAAGTATCCGTGATTTCGACGCTACCATACGGGTTTTACTGGATGAATGCGGAATATCCAATTTAGGATTAAATCTGCTGATTAGTAATGACGGAAAAATGGATAATGGTTACAACGAAAGAGCGGCAAAATTTATTCTTGATGCTTTTCAAGTTTTTAGAAAAAGAGGCGTCTACGAAGATCGCATAATGAGAAAAGCGAATGCTTTTATCGAAAAGACAGTTTGGCCATTTGACTGCGGAGCAACTGGGGGCAATCAGATAGTGATTGCACCTGATGGAGATATTGGAGTTTGCCATGGGTTTGTTGGTAAAAAGAAATATTTCCCAACAAATGTCTACGACAACGACTTTAATATCAGCAATGATAAAGATTTCAGAGAATGGAGTATGAGATCGCCTCTGAATATGCCGGAATGTCAAAGCTGCCCTGCTTTAGGTATTTGTGGTGGAGGCTGTCCATATCAAGCAGAGCTTGAAGAGGGTTCTATTTGGGCACTCGATAAACGCTTTTGCGTACATGCGAAAATGACGCTCGAATGGCTTGTTTGGGATCTTTATAAGCAAGCGCAGGTTAGTTAA
- the rplU gene encoding 50S ribosomal protein L21, producing MKIAVIESGAKQYLVSPGDKIKVEKLSVKEGDKIDFNNVLLINNDGKTVIGTPVIKGAKVTGDVLKQGRLPKVTLTKYKAKERQRVHKGHKQPFTEIKIVDIVEK from the coding sequence ATGAAAATTGCAGTGATTGAATCCGGAGCGAAGCAGTATTTGGTTTCTCCCGGCGATAAAATTAAAGTGGAAAAATTAAGCGTCAAGGAAGGCGATAAGATTGATTTTAACAATGTTTTGCTTATTAACAATGACGGCAAGACGGTCATTGGCACTCCTGTCATCAAAGGCGCGAAAGTGACCGGCGATGTCTTGAAACAAGGAAGATTGCCAAAAGTGACTTTGACCAAATACAAGGCAAAGGAACGCCAAAGAGTTCACAAAGGGCACAAACAGCCTTTTACCGAAATTAAAATCGTAGATATTGTGGAAAAATAG
- a CDS encoding class I SAM-dependent methyltransferase, which produces MSLKRYYGPKGSYLEEHKEYFSPEQLQKDVDFLIKSLKLKKRDKILDVACGNGRHTIELKKRGYNIDGLDFSDYLIEVAKKHAKQENLEINFFTQDIHKLDLKKKYNKIFLFFSDLRMIEPDETLKNITKIMEKNGMFLLDCDNVFRVIGYLRENPKAPYKFDFTKMELVVDKDHSNKGVRYYTFPELKRKFNDNNLFISSVYGNYDMEKLNINSRRVIIIGKKK; this is translated from the coding sequence ATGAGTCTAAAACGGTATTATGGTCCAAAAGGTTCTTATCTAGAAGAGCATAAAGAATATTTTTCCCCGGAACAGCTGCAAAAAGACGTTGATTTTCTTATTAAATCCTTAAAATTAAAAAAGAGAGACAAGATATTAGATGTTGCTTGCGGTAACGGACGGCATACTATTGAGCTTAAAAAAAGAGGATATAATATTGATGGTTTGGATTTTTCCGATTATTTGATCGAGGTTGCCAAAAAGCACGCCAAACAAGAAAATTTAGAGATAAATTTTTTTACACAGGATATTCATAAATTAGATCTTAAAAAAAAGTATAATAAAATATTCTTATTTTTTTCTGATCTTAGAATGATTGAGCCTGACGAAACATTGAAAAATATTACTAAAATAATGGAAAAGAATGGAATGTTTTTACTGGACTGCGATAATGTATTTAGGGTTATCGGCTATTTAAGAGAAAATCCGAAAGCTCCATATAAATTTGATTTTACCAAGATGGAGCTTGTCGTAGACAAAGATCATAGTAATAAAGGAGTAAGGTATTATACTTTTCCAGAACTTAAAAGAAAGTTTAACGATAATAACTTATTCATATCTTCAGTATATGGAAATTATGATATGGAGAAATTAAATATTAATAGTCGGCGAGTAATTATTATTGGAAAGAAAAAATAA
- a CDS encoding class I SAM-dependent methyltransferase yields the protein MIKNNWWKYYFNKDYLELYYFLFDDKRTKKEIDFIINILRLKKEDKILDLCCGWGRHMIGLAERGYNVVGIDYSKPFLRVGKNIAKEKGVKADFIYGDICKFLFKKRFDVILNLFTSFGYFSDSDNRKIIENISKSLNRKGKFIIDTRNICYFLSHFKSVFKYKNGKKNILENHAFNPITFQDHVKLKITEKGKQKKSEYILRLYSFPEIKKILEENGLRIKKVYGSYEGENFDFNSKRMIIVGVKI from the coding sequence ATGATTAAAAATAATTGGTGGAAATACTATTTTAATAAAGATTATTTAGAGCTTTATTATTTTCTTTTTGACGACAAGAGAACCAAAAAAGAAATTGATTTTATCATTAATATTTTAAGATTAAAAAAAGAAGACAAAATTTTAGATTTATGTTGTGGCTGGGGCAGACATATGATTGGATTAGCAGAAAGAGGATATAATGTGGTGGGCATTGATTATTCAAAACCTTTTTTAAGAGTTGGAAAAAATATTGCCAAAGAAAAAGGCGTTAAAGCAGATTTTATTTATGGGGATATTTGTAAGTTTTTATTTAAAAAAAGATTTGATGTTATTCTTAATCTTTTTACTTCATTCGGATATTTTAGCGATAGCGACAACAGAAAAATTATTGAAAATATTTCTAAATCATTAAATCGTAAAGGGAAATTTATAATTGACACTCGGAATATTTGTTATTTTTTATCTCATTTTAAAAGTGTTTTTAAATACAAAAATGGTAAAAAAAATATTTTGGAAAATCATGCTTTTAATCCAATTACTTTCCAAGACCATGTAAAACTAAAAATTACAGAAAAAGGAAAACAAAAAAAATCCGAATATATTTTAAGACTGTATTCTTTTCCAGAAATTAAAAAAATCTTAGAAGAAAATGGTTTAAGGATAAAAAAAGTTTATGGATCTTATGAAGGAGAGAATTTTGATTTTAACAGCAAGAGAATGATTATTGTTGGAGTAAAAATATAA
- a CDS encoding radical SAM protein: MEQDFKPHLTKGVRHRRENFGGLVKPPVELAIETDQICFRVNKIGIEIIELCTGEISLSDIVQEIKRRHKNINDETIIAFVNQIGEIGLFDSCNRRIILSTKKFSNNTDDKPIVFPKLKFPSIVFWELTDLCNLRCKHCYTGSGLTKNALSAEQIFAIEKQLLDNGIFYLGLGGGEPLLVCCLDEIIERATKEGVSVSLSTNGILVTKRRAAKLSRTGLSVIQVSIDGPETIHDFIRGKGVYEKAIRAITILKNQGMNVRCAMTVNNLNFDKIEETFLAVYDLGIDWFIAFRCMQEGRANSLSKLTSDQLRIATETLVLLEKKYPKMISYEKLVFFPFLIDQSIKAIRGCEAGRSICNITFDGKITPCPHSRLPVLGNLTNNNIRSIWEKTNPFSMDIVQECLVCKFSLSCNGGCKGISMSKFGDDVHADQTCWNLKSL, encoded by the coding sequence ATGGAACAAGATTTTAAGCCACACTTGACAAAAGGGGTACGCCATCGCAGAGAAAATTTTGGTGGATTAGTTAAACCGCCAGTAGAGCTAGCCATAGAAACTGATCAAATATGTTTTCGGGTAAATAAAATTGGAATAGAAATTATAGAATTATGCACAGGAGAAATCAGTCTTAGTGACATTGTTCAGGAAATAAAAAGAAGGCATAAAAATATAAACGATGAAACAATTATTGCTTTCGTAAATCAGATTGGAGAAATTGGTTTATTTGATAGCTGTAATAGACGCATAATATTATCAACTAAAAAATTTTCCAATAATACAGACGATAAACCTATTGTATTTCCCAAATTAAAATTCCCTTCAATAGTTTTTTGGGAATTAACTGATCTTTGTAATTTAAGATGCAAGCATTGCTATACAGGATCTGGTTTAACAAAAAATGCTTTATCTGCAGAGCAAATATTTGCGATAGAAAAGCAGCTATTGGATAATGGAATATTCTATCTTGGTCTTGGTGGCGGAGAGCCATTGCTTGTCTGTTGCCTTGATGAAATAATCGAAAGAGCAACGAAAGAAGGTGTCAGCGTTTCGCTTAGCACCAATGGAATATTGGTAACTAAAAGAAGAGCGGCAAAACTATCGAGAACAGGTTTATCGGTAATTCAAGTAAGCATTGATGGTCCAGAAACGATACACGATTTTATTCGAGGAAAAGGAGTATACGAAAAAGCCATTAGAGCGATTACGATTCTTAAAAATCAGGGAATGAATGTTCGCTGCGCAATGACGGTTAATAATCTAAACTTTGATAAAATAGAAGAAACATTTTTAGCTGTTTATGATTTAGGAATAGACTGGTTTATTGCTTTTAGATGTATGCAAGAAGGAAGAGCAAATTCTCTTTCTAAATTAACAAGCGACCAACTCAGAATCGCGACCGAAACATTGGTTTTGTTAGAAAAAAAATACCCCAAAATGATTTCTTACGAGAAATTGGTATTTTTTCCTTTTCTTATAGATCAATCTATAAAAGCAATAAGAGGATGTGAAGCAGGAAGAAGTATTTGTAATATAACTTTCGACGGAAAAATTACTCCTTGTCCACATTCGCGACTTCCGGTTTTAGGAAATTTGACGAATAATAATATCCGTTCGATTTGGGAAAAAACAAATCCGTTTTCGATGGATATAGTACAAGAATGTCTAGTATGTAAATTTTCTTTGTCGTGCAATGGAGGATGCAAGGGAATATCTATGTCAAAATTTGGCGATGATGTTCATGCCGATCAGACTTGCTGGAATTTAAAAAGTTTATAA
- a CDS encoding HAMP domain-containing sensor histidine kinase: protein MFQKFSRGKKSNYINPNGSGLGLFIAKQIIAKHGGKIKVVSEGEGAGSTFTVILPVRQEDKDKIWEYI from the coding sequence ATTTTTCAAAAATTTTCACGCGGGAAAAAATCCAATTATATCAATCCGAACGGTTCCGGCCTGGGACTTTTTATCGCCAAGCAGATCATAGCCAAGCATGGCGGAAAAATTAAGGTGGTCTCGGAAGGGGAAGGCGCGGGCTCGACTTTTACCGTAATTTTGCCGGTGCGGCAGGAAGATAAAGATAAAATTTGGGAATATATATAG
- a CDS encoding SPASM domain-containing protein has protein sequence MKCSKKALIPEPVPAIWVKMAAVINRISKGGGLIKLPQKYINDKEVNDVKLKWSRFVFWIEYENSDKIIARNTLTTSTVRLTGRLKREIDEITNNGQSNITGSYLGDYINELVKMEMLVPAELNEKLKYKELFHKARLDDKTFGIYLVLTRNCQLACPYCFERGIEKHKSMSIQIADEIVNWCDAYLGNHAGCNKLRVVLYGGEPLLNKKTIRFILPKLHTIAKQKNLALELGIMTNGEFFDKEIASFLNGCNLDRVQITLDGYGKVHDLRRFRKDGKGTFDKISKNILSSINQGFVKKIHLRVNFDRQNVDLIPQLFDFLAENKLQDKIEFSFGIVAPTICGDMGKRAPDSYLNEFGLSFSESADKYLWLCKEAKKRGFVIPQEYLVGPWCTARAINSATIEPDGALLKCISTVGRDGFSFGNIDSTANTDDAKFMDFSYLDKCLSEDCPFVPICGGGCRFDAYVTIGSLLEPYCRRELVEKINKGLVKLNFE, from the coding sequence TTGAAGTGCTCCAAAAAGGCACTGATTCCGGAACCCGTACCGGCGATATGGGTAAAGATGGCTGCGGTTATTAACCGCATAAGCAAAGGGGGAGGTTTAATAAAACTTCCCCAAAAATATATCAATGACAAAGAGGTGAACGATGTGAAACTGAAATGGTCTCGATTTGTGTTTTGGATTGAATATGAAAACAGCGATAAAATCATCGCTAGAAATACGCTGACTACAAGCACAGTAAGATTAACCGGACGGCTAAAAAGAGAAATCGATGAAATTACAAACAATGGACAATCTAATATTACTGGTTCGTATTTAGGCGATTACATAAATGAGCTCGTAAAAATGGAAATGCTCGTTCCTGCGGAATTAAACGAAAAGCTAAAATACAAAGAGCTATTCCATAAGGCCAGATTGGATGATAAAACTTTCGGAATATATCTTGTCCTTACTAGAAATTGCCAGCTGGCCTGCCCTTACTGTTTCGAGAGAGGAATAGAAAAACATAAATCAATGTCAATTCAAATAGCCGATGAAATAGTGAATTGGTGTGATGCTTATCTAGGTAACCATGCTGGTTGCAATAAGCTAAGAGTAGTTCTGTACGGGGGCGAGCCGTTATTGAATAAAAAGACAATCAGATTTATTTTGCCAAAACTGCACACGATAGCCAAGCAAAAAAACTTAGCACTTGAACTCGGCATAATGACAAATGGTGAATTTTTTGATAAAGAAATTGCCTCTTTCTTAAACGGATGCAACCTTGATAGAGTTCAGATAACTCTTGATGGATACGGAAAAGTACACGACTTAAGAAGGTTCAGAAAAGACGGCAAGGGTACATTTGATAAAATTTCAAAAAATATCTTGAGTTCTATAAATCAAGGTTTTGTTAAAAAAATTCACCTTAGAGTCAATTTTGACCGGCAGAATGTTGATTTAATACCGCAGCTGTTTGATTTTTTGGCAGAAAATAAACTGCAGGATAAAATAGAATTCTCTTTTGGTATAGTGGCTCCAACTATTTGCGGAGATATGGGCAAGCGAGCGCCGGACTCTTACCTTAATGAATTTGGATTAAGTTTTAGCGAGAGCGCTGATAAATATCTGTGGCTTTGCAAGGAAGCAAAGAAAAGAGGATTTGTAATTCCTCAAGAATATTTAGTCGGTCCTTGGTGTACCGCGAGAGCTATAAATTCGGCTACAATAGAGCCAGACGGAGCATTGCTTAAATGCATAAGCACAGTAGGAAGAGATGGATTTTCTTTTGGAAACATAGATTCAACGGCTAATACCGATGATGCAAAATTTATGGATTTTAGCTATCTGGATAAATGTCTTTCAGAAGATTGCCCGTTCGTTCCTATTTGTGGCGGAGGATGTCGGTTTGATGCCTATGTAACAATAGGTAGTCTATTAGAACCATATTGCAGGCGTGAACTTGTGGAAAAAATAAATAAGGGATTAGTAAAATTAAACTTTGAATAA
- a CDS encoding GAF domain-containing sensor histidine kinase, with the protein MNLIQGIIRKLIFPNIDTDRFKGRLVEKPTSKEMRYKTLQKIFSMLVTIKDYEALTQKMVNVMVEEMDFIGGVLFLPDEINKQLIPWSYTQSYLGQKVVGWLNKPFKEHTYPLNLDDNLTVQTYLTRKIHVGAHMSEFISPAVNASLADTMQKFMGMNLCISLPVIFLDKILGVVFFTSTRKEFSQEEQEMLKTFSDQVAIAINNIRQYEQIRNQLKNLEEKTQDLESLLSLNKMVSLGVEIEKSVQNIMDAVPAKLGHLGIMGTFLIRYDEDSGKACAYITTESDKMRQARCLLSKPELSDYSLIVDSKNSKNCGLVIKSILNNEIEKGSNIADFICPPLDKPTSLLIQEKLGGKTFASVPMTIRGEKKGALIFIFTKEITEVSPRDLDLINAFTQHVSVVMDNLQFYQNLNKNIEELTIAKDKLKNALDVKSDFLHIVSHQLRTPLTVMRGFISMWNAKDFDKATPEKKLEVKARIVDNTERLNNIVNDMVTATESEGELKLNFQPIDIRKMLQENIEMLNLNFKKKNLYLKYKRSSQKIPKIEADEKLLHNVFMNLIDNAEKYTEKGGLIIEVKREKDNVNIYFTDTGIGLSGDDKKILFQKFSRGKKSNYINPNGSGLGLFIAKQIIAKHHGKIKVISEGEGKGSTFIVSLPVRQGR; encoded by the coding sequence ATGAACTTAATCCAAGGTATAATAAGAAAGCTTATCTTCCCAAACATTGATACCGATAGATTTAAAGGTAGACTTGTAGAAAAACCAACCTCAAAAGAGATGCGCTACAAGACTTTGCAGAAAATATTCTCTATGCTTGTTACTATCAAAGATTATGAAGCATTGACCCAAAAGATGGTGAACGTTATGGTTGAAGAGATGGATTTCATAGGAGGAGTGTTGTTTTTACCTGACGAAATTAATAAGCAACTTATACCTTGGTCTTATACGCAATCATATTTAGGCCAAAAAGTTGTCGGATGGCTGAATAAGCCATTCAAAGAACACACTTACCCATTAAATCTTGATGATAATTTAACCGTACAAACTTACCTTACAAGAAAAATTCATGTAGGGGCACATATGAGTGAATTTATCAGTCCCGCTGTAAATGCATCATTGGCTGATACTATGCAGAAATTTATGGGCATGAATCTTTGTATTTCTCTTCCTGTTATATTTTTAGACAAAATTTTGGGAGTAGTATTCTTTACCTCAACCAGAAAAGAATTTTCTCAAGAAGAGCAGGAAATGCTTAAAACTTTTTCTGATCAAGTGGCTATTGCAATCAATAATATTCGTCAATACGAACAAATTAGAAATCAATTAAAAAATCTTGAGGAAAAAACGCAGGATTTGGAATCCCTTCTGTCTTTAAACAAAATGGTTTCTTTGGGAGTGGAAATTGAAAAAAGCGTGCAGAATATTATGGATGCTGTGCCGGCAAAACTCGGGCATCTTGGTATTATGGGAACATTTTTAATTCGCTACGATGAAGATAGTGGAAAAGCTTGCGCTTATATTACCACAGAATCAGATAAAATGAGGCAAGCAAGGTGTTTATTATCTAAGCCTGAATTAAGCGATTACAGCTTGATTGTTGATAGCAAAAATTCTAAAAATTGCGGTCTGGTTATCAAAAGTATTCTCAATAACGAAATTGAAAAAGGGTCGAACATAGCGGATTTTATTTGTCCGCCGTTGGATAAGCCCACGTCCCTATTGATACAAGAGAAACTTGGCGGAAAAACATTCGCATCGGTTCCAATGACAATCAGAGGCGAGAAAAAAGGAGCTTTGATTTTTATTTTTACCAAAGAAATTACGGAAGTCAGCCCGAGAGATTTAGATCTAATCAATGCTTTTACCCAGCATGTAAGCGTAGTTATGGATAACCTTCAATTTTATCAAAATTTGAATAAAAATATCGAAGAGCTTACTATAGCCAAAGACAAGCTTAAAAACGCATTGGATGTGAAGAGTGATTTTTTACATATCGTCTCTCACCAGCTTAGGACTCCCTTGACTGTAATGCGGGGATTTATTTCAATGTGGAATGCCAAGGATTTTGACAAAGCTACTCCGGAAAAAAAGTTGGAAGTAAAAGCGAGAATCGTGGATAATACAGAGCGTCTTAACAATATCGTCAACGATATGGTGACAGCGACGGAAAGCGAAGGGGAGTTAAAATTGAATTTTCAGCCAATTGATATACGGAAGATGCTTCAGGAAAATATCGAAATGCTTAATCTTAATTTCAAAAAAAAGAATTTATATTTGAAATACAAAAGATCTTCCCAGAAGATTCCGAAGATCGAAGCTGACGAAAAGCTTCTTCACAATGTTTTTATGAACTTAATAGATAACGCAGAAAAATATACCGAAAAAGGCGGATTGATTATTGAAGTTAAGCGGGAGAAAGATAACGTGAATATTTATTTTACTGATACGGGCATAGGCTTGAGCGGGGATGATAAAAAAATTCTTTTTCAGAAATTTTCCCGCGGGAAAAAATCCAATTATATCAATCCGAACGGTTCCGGCCTGGGACTTTTTATCGCCAAGCAGATCATAGCTAAGCATCACGGAAAAATCAAAGTAATCTCGGAGGGGGAAGGCAAAGGTTCGACTTTTATCGTGTCTTTGCCGGTGCGGCAGGGAAGATAG